AGTGGGTGGGCGACCTGAACCGTCTGTACACCTCCGAGCCGGCGCTGCACGAGCTCGACTGCGACCCCGGCGGGTTCGAGTGGATTGCCGCGGACGACAGGGAGGCCTGTGTGATCAGCCACCTCCGCAAGGCGGCCTCCGGGAAGGGGACCTACCTGCTGGTGTACAACTTCACCCCCGTTCCCCGCTACAACTACCGGATAGGCGTCCCCGAGGGCGGCACCTGGCGGGAGATGGCGAACAGCGACTCCGAGTACTACGGGGGGAGCGGCCTCGGAAACCTCGGCCTGGTGGAGGCGGCGGCCGCTCCGGCCCACGGCCGGGAGTGGTCGGTGGAGCTGACGCTGCCCCCGCTGGCGTGCCTGTTCCTCAAGAGCTCGGCGTAGCACCGGTGAACGTCCGGAGCGACGGGGGCCTGTACTGATGCGCGTCTGGCCGGGAGCGCCCAGCCCGCTCGGTGCGACGTGGGACGGGCGGGGCGTCAACTTCGCAATCTTCTCCGAGCACGCCACCGCGGTGTGGCTCTGCCTGATCGAGGGCGGGGTGCCCTACCGGGAGTCGGAGCGCATCGCCCTCACCGAGCACACCAACTCCGTCTGGCACGGCTACCTGCCGGACGTCCGGCCGGGGCAGCTCTACGGCTACCGGGTCGACGGGCCCTTCAACCCGGACCACGGTCACTGGTTCAACCCGGCGAAATTTCTCATCGACCCCTACGCCAAGGCCCTGGCCGGCCGCGTGAAGTGGCACGATTCGCTGTTTTCCGGCCCGTCCGACTATTCGGATCAGCCTTCCGACCAGCGGGACAGCCTGGGCCCGGTGCCGCCCTGCGTCGTCGTCGACAGCGCGTTCACCTGGGGCGACGACCGGCCTCTCAACACCCCGTGGAACCGGACGGTCATCTACGAGTGCCACGTACGGGGAATGACCCTGCGCCACCCCGGCGTGCCCCTGAGGCACCGGGGCACCTACCTGGGCATGGCGTCCGACGCGATAGTCGACCATCTGAAGACACTAGGTGTGACCGCGGTCGAACTGCTGCCGGTTCACCAGTTCGTCGACGAGCATCACCTGATCACCCGGGGACTGCGCCAGTACTGGGGCTACAACCCGATCGCCTACTTCGCCCCGGAGGTCCGGTACGCGTCCGGAGGGCTGGGGGAGCAGATCTCCGAGTTCCGCACGATGGTCAAGACCCTGCACGCCGCCGGCATCGAGGTGCTGATCGACGTGGTCTACAACCACACCGGGGAGGGTAACGACGGGGGGCCGATGCTCAGCCTTAGGGGCATCGACAACCGAAACTACTACCACCTGATGCCCGACAGCCCCCGCCATTACCTGGACTTCACCGGCACCGGCAACAGCGTGAAGCTGATGCACCCGCGGTCGCTGCAGCTGGTGGTCGACAGCCTGCGGTACTGGGTCACCGAGATGCACGTCGACGGCTTTCGGTTCGACCTGGCTACCGTCATGGGCCGGGACCACATGTCGTACGACCGCCTGGCGCCGTTCTTCAAGATCCTGCACCAGGACCCGGTCCTCTCGAAGACCAAGCTGATCGCCGAGCCGTGGGACCTCGGGACCGGCGGCTACCAGGTGGCGAACTTCCCCCAGGGCTGGTCCGAATGGAACGACCAGTACCGCAACTGCATCCGCCGCTTCTGGCGGGGCGACAACGGCCAGGTTCCCGAGCTGGCGTCCCGGCTGGCCGGCTCGTCCGACATGTACGAGTACAGCGGGCGGGGGACCGAGGCCAGCGTGAACTTCATCACCGCCCACGACGGGTTCACCCTTCACGACCTGGTCTCCTACGCCGAGAAGCACAACCTGGCGAACGGCGAGGACAACCGCGACGGCACGAACGACAACCACAGCAACAACTGGGGGGAGGAGGGGCCGACCAACTCCCCGAAGGTCCTGGAGGTCCGGGAGCGCATGAAGCGCAACTTCCTGGCGACGCTGGTGTTCTCCCAGGGAGTGCGCATGATGCTCGCGGGCGACGAGATGGGCCGCTCCCAGCAAGGCAACAACAACGCCTACTGCCAGGACAACGAGATCAGCTGGGTGAAGTGGGACCTGTCACCGGCCGAGAGGGACCTGCTGGAGTTCACCCGCCGCCTGCTTGAGATCTACCGGGCCAACCCGGTGCTGCGACGCCGGCGGTTCTTCTCGATGACCCGGCCGGCGGGGGAGCTGGAGAAGGACCTGACCTGGCTGCGCCCCGACGCTGCGGAGATGACCACCGACGACTGGCGCAACTCGCACAACCACGTTCTGGGAATGCTGATCCCGGCCCACGCCTCGGACGAGGTCGACGACCACGGCCGCCCGGCTCCGGGGGAGACCCTGCTGCTTCTGCTGAACGGGGGCAACCGCTCCCAGCACTTCGCTCTGCCGGAGATGTCGCAGGAGGGGACCTGGCTGGAGCTGCTCAACACCGCCAAGCCGGGGAGCCAGCTGAAGCGCCGGAGCGGGCTGAACCTGACCGCCCATTCGCTGATCCTGCTGGTGCACCGCACGCCGTAGTGGCCGTCATCTACAACCCCCTGGACCCCGAGGTCCACGCCGACCCGTACCCGCACTACCGGCAGTTGCGGGAGGAGGACCCGGTGCACCGGAGCCCCCTCGGCTTTTGGGTCGTCTCCCGCTACTCCGACGTCGCCTCCCTGGTCCGGGACCACCGGCTGGGGCACGAGGTGGACGTGTCGATGGACGGGGCGTCGATGCTGTTTCGCGATCCACCGGCTCACACGCGGCTGCGGTCCCTCGTCAGCAAGGCGTTCACGCCCCGGATGCTGGAGCGCCTCCGGTCCCGGATCCGGACCATCGTCGACGAGAGCTTGGTTCGGGCCCGCGAGGCCGAAGAGATGGACGTCATAGCCGACCTCGCCTTCCCACTGCCGGCGACCGTAATCAGCGAGATGCTCGGGCTGCCGGTGGAGGACCACGCTCGGTGCCGCCGCTGGGCGGGAGCCCTAACGAGGACCCTGGACCCGGTCCTGAGCGACGAGGACGCAAGTGAGATAGCCGCGGCGTCGATCGAATTCGACGCCTACCTGTCCGAACAGGTGGCCGCACGCCGCAGCCGGCCGGGGGACGACCTGTTGACGGCGCTGCTCGCCGCCGAGCAGGAGGGGGATCGGCTGAGCCCGTACGAGCTGCTGTCGACGGTCTCGCTGCTGTTCGTCGCCGGGCACGAGACCACCACCAACCTGATCGGAAACGGGTTCCTCGCCCTGCTCCGCAACCCGGACCAGCTCCGACGGCTCCGGGAGGACCCGAGGCTGTTGCGGAGCGGCATCGAGGAGCTGCTGCGCTACGACAGCCCGGTGCAGTTCCTGATCCGCACGGTCAAGGAGCCGGTCACGGTGGGGGACCGGCGGCTGGAGCG
This sequence is a window from Actinomycetota bacterium. Protein-coding genes within it:
- the glgX gene encoding glycogen debranching protein GlgX; the protein is MRVWPGAPSPLGATWDGRGVNFAIFSEHATAVWLCLIEGGVPYRESERIALTEHTNSVWHGYLPDVRPGQLYGYRVDGPFNPDHGHWFNPAKFLIDPYAKALAGRVKWHDSLFSGPSDYSDQPSDQRDSLGPVPPCVVVDSAFTWGDDRPLNTPWNRTVIYECHVRGMTLRHPGVPLRHRGTYLGMASDAIVDHLKTLGVTAVELLPVHQFVDEHHLITRGLRQYWGYNPIAYFAPEVRYASGGLGEQISEFRTMVKTLHAAGIEVLIDVVYNHTGEGNDGGPMLSLRGIDNRNYYHLMPDSPRHYLDFTGTGNSVKLMHPRSLQLVVDSLRYWVTEMHVDGFRFDLATVMGRDHMSYDRLAPFFKILHQDPVLSKTKLIAEPWDLGTGGYQVANFPQGWSEWNDQYRNCIRRFWRGDNGQVPELASRLAGSSDMYEYSGRGTEASVNFITAHDGFTLHDLVSYAEKHNLANGEDNRDGTNDNHSNNWGEEGPTNSPKVLEVRERMKRNFLATLVFSQGVRMMLAGDEMGRSQQGNNNAYCQDNEISWVKWDLSPAERDLLEFTRRLLEIYRANPVLRRRRFFSMTRPAGELEKDLTWLRPDAAEMTTDDWRNSHNHVLGMLIPAHASDEVDDHGRPAPGETLLLLLNGGNRSQHFALPEMSQEGTWLELLNTAKPGSQLKRRSGLNLTAHSLILLVHRTP
- a CDS encoding cytochrome P450, which codes for MAVIYNPLDPEVHADPYPHYRQLREEDPVHRSPLGFWVVSRYSDVASLVRDHRLGHEVDVSMDGASMLFRDPPAHTRLRSLVSKAFTPRMLERLRSRIRTIVDESLVRAREAEEMDVIADLAFPLPATVISEMLGLPVEDHARCRRWAGALTRTLDPVLSDEDASEIAAASIEFDAYLSEQVAARRSRPGDDLLTALLAAEQEGDRLSPYELLSTVSLLFVAGHETTTNLIGNGFLALLRNPDQLRRLREDPRLLRSGIEELLRYDSPVQFLIRTVKEPVTVGDRRLERGDPALLLIAAANRDPDEFRDPDVLDVGRPDARHLSFGGGIHFCLGSALARMEGQIAIGALVSMFDDFAFDPAALRWREHINLRGLVSLPVRAS